A stretch of the Capsicum annuum cultivar UCD-10X-F1 chromosome 10, UCD10Xv1.1, whole genome shotgun sequence genome encodes the following:
- the LOC107854294 gene encoding UDP-glycosyltransferase 86A1: protein MSQSSHQKPHALLFAYPLQGHVIPFVNLAIKLASNGFIITFINTQSIHQQISKAGRLNINDVEGHDLFSGAQKLGLDIRDVTIYDGFSVDFDRSLYHDVYFETIMNDFGFHVDELVGKLVLSNPSPNILIADTFYVWSSTISKKYNLVNVSFWTEPALVFSVYYHLDLLRQNGHYDCIDNKPKDIIDYIPGVKAIKPTDLPSYIQSNDTNMVVNRLINRAFIEVKNAEIIICNTVQELEPEIIAALQQNQPVYAIGPILSPGFINTSVSTSLWSESDCTDWLDARPHGSVLYVSFGSYAHTSKETIAEIAHGLMVSEVNFIWVLRPDIVSSEEADFLPIGYEDLIKDRGLIVSWCCQTAVISHPAVGAFLTHCGWNSILESIWCSVPFICFPLLTDQFTNRKLVVDDWKIGINLFDKGLISRDEVAEKVKFLMRGKEAEQMKQQMKKIKNELEDAVAINGSSQVNLTKFMDDLTSKIQKKDVLAVELKQSNHIAK, encoded by the exons ATGAGCCAAAGTAGTCACCAAAAGCCTCATGCTCTATTATTTGCTTACCCTCTCCAAGGTCATGTAATTCCTTTTGTTAACCTAGCTATCAAACTTGCATCCAATGGTTTCATAATCACCTTCATAAACACTCAGTCAATTCACCAACAAATTTCAAAAGCCGGTCGGCTAAACATTAATGACGTCGAGGGACACGATCTCTTCTCAGGTGCGCAAAAATTAGGTCTTGATATTCGAGACGTGACCATTTACGATGGTTTTTCTGTAGATTTTGATCGATCGCTTTACCATGACGTATACTTTGAAACTATCATGAATGATTTTGGTTTCCATGTTGATGAGCTTGTTGGAAAATTGGTCCTCTCAAATCCATCACCAAATATATTGATTGCTGATACTTTTTATGTATGGtcatcaaccatatctaagaagTATAATCTAGTTAATGTGTCGTTTTGGACGGAACCAGCTCTTGTTTTTAGTGTGTATTATCATTTGGACCTTCTGAGACAAAATGGACACTACGATTGCATTG ATAATAAACCCAAGGACATCATAGATTACATACCAGGAGTGAAGGCCATAAAACCAACAGATTTACCTTCCTATATTCAGTCAAATGATACAAATATGGTGGTGAACCGATTAATCAACAGGGCATTCATAGAGGTGAAAAATGCAGAAATCATCATTTGTAACACTGTCCAGGAACTCGAACCCGAAATCATTGCAGCATTACAACAGAATCAGCCTGTTTATGCTATTGGACCAATTTTATCCCCTGGCTTCATCAACACTTCAGTGTCCACGAGTCTGTGGTCCGAGTCCGATTGCACCGATTGGCTAGACGCTAGGCCTCATGGTTCAGTCTTGTATGTCTCGTTCGGGAGCTATGCTCATACTAGTAAGGAAACAATAGCAGAAATTGCACATGGCCTAATGGTCAGTGAAGTGAATTTCATTTGGGTACTTCGTCCTGATATTGTTAGCTCGGAAGAAGCTGATTTTTTACCCATTGGTTACGAAGATCTTATTAAGGATCGAGGATTAATCGTGTCATGGTGTTGCCAAACTGCAGTAATTTCTCATCCGGCTGTCGGAGCATTCTTGACCCATTGTGGTTGGAACTCAATCTTGGAAAGCATATGGTGTTCTGTTCCATTCATTTGTTTTCCCTTGCTGACCGATCAATTCACAAATCGAAAATTAGTAGTCGATGATTGGAAAATCGGGATtaatctttttgataagggtttgaTTTCGAGGGATGAAGTGgcagaaaaagtaaaatttctgATGAGAGGTAAAGAAGCAGAACAAATGAAGCAACagatgaagaaaatcaagaacgAATTAGAGGATGCAGTGGCAATAAATGGATCATCCCAAGTGAATTTGACAAAGTTTATGGATGATTTGACgtccaaaattcaaaagaaagaTGTGTTAGCCGTAGAATTAAAGCAATCAAACCATATTGCAAAATAA